The following coding sequences lie in one Changpingibacter yushuensis genomic window:
- a CDS encoding DEAD/DEAH box helicase codes for MSEFTASNAAENRSNDVNSSDETFAHLNLPEDILQAITDMGYVNPTAIQAKAIPPLMDRRDVVGVAQTGTGKTAAFGLPLLAHIDPERHRVQALVLAPTRELAMQGAEAMESFASHTRNVSIVAVYGGSSYTPQLRALERGAQVVVGTPGRIMDLMDRGALKLEDVSYFVLDEADEMLRMGFADDVETIASKLPTERVSALFSATMPREIRRIADQYLSDPVEVTISRPASTVSTVHQTFAVVPERHKIGALARVLAVTDADAALVFVRTRATAEDLAIELSVRGVAASALSGDVAQRDREKLVQRLRDGSLDVLVATDVAARGLDVERIGLVVNFDVPRETDTYVHRIGRTGRAGRSGEALTFVTPKERSRLRRIEKQTNSHTEQVELPTPAAVSKLRAERLVERAKARFEIGRLQVYREVIEGLEASAAESENPMSREDLLLSLMALGVRDPGPVAGEEPEKLTVDMDDRSDRRDRDRGPGRERKQRSSLEHSTRYRVEVGHKDRVKPGAIVGALTNEGGLRGSDLGHIDIFPTFSLVEIGVPLSADARQRISEARVSGRELRISEDSGPGERHGRDGEDRRGFRSGGGDQAGRGKRNIGDRDRRYRDDRRSERGFSRDERHGSGRSRDDRYGRDDRRGGRRDFR; via the coding sequence ATGTCTGAATTCACCGCGTCCAACGCGGCAGAGAATCGATCGAACGACGTCAACTCCAGTGACGAAACGTTTGCTCACCTCAATCTTCCTGAAGATATTCTTCAGGCCATCACCGACATGGGTTATGTGAACCCAACCGCGATCCAAGCAAAGGCGATTCCGCCGCTGATGGATCGGCGCGACGTCGTCGGCGTTGCTCAGACCGGAACGGGAAAGACTGCCGCTTTTGGCCTCCCGCTACTGGCTCACATTGATCCGGAACGTCACCGTGTGCAGGCGCTCGTGCTTGCGCCAACTCGCGAACTTGCGATGCAAGGCGCTGAGGCGATGGAATCTTTCGCCTCTCATACTCGCAACGTCAGCATCGTTGCCGTTTACGGAGGATCTTCTTACACGCCTCAGCTTCGCGCACTTGAACGCGGCGCACAGGTAGTTGTTGGCACGCCAGGAAGAATCATGGACCTCATGGATCGTGGCGCCCTCAAGCTTGAGGATGTTTCCTACTTCGTTCTTGACGAAGCTGACGAAATGCTCCGCATGGGTTTTGCCGACGACGTCGAGACGATCGCTAGCAAGCTTCCAACGGAACGAGTCTCCGCACTCTTCTCCGCGACAATGCCACGCGAGATTCGCCGGATCGCAGACCAGTACCTTTCCGATCCCGTCGAGGTAACCATCTCACGTCCGGCGTCCACGGTTTCGACCGTCCACCAGACATTTGCTGTTGTGCCCGAACGTCACAAGATTGGTGCACTCGCCCGAGTTCTTGCTGTTACCGACGCCGATGCCGCACTGGTCTTTGTGCGCACTCGCGCCACAGCTGAGGATCTGGCCATTGAGCTCTCCGTTCGTGGCGTGGCAGCCTCCGCCCTGTCAGGCGACGTGGCGCAGCGCGATCGCGAAAAGCTCGTTCAGCGCCTCCGCGATGGCTCGCTTGATGTTCTGGTGGCAACAGACGTTGCCGCCCGCGGCTTGGACGTCGAGCGCATCGGCCTGGTTGTCAATTTCGACGTTCCGCGCGAAACAGACACATATGTCCACCGCATTGGTCGCACCGGCCGCGCTGGGCGTTCCGGCGAGGCACTGACCTTCGTTACTCCGAAGGAGCGTTCACGCCTTCGCCGAATCGAAAAGCAGACCAACTCACACACGGAGCAGGTGGAGCTTCCCACTCCTGCAGCCGTATCCAAACTTCGCGCAGAACGACTTGTTGAGCGCGCAAAGGCTCGTTTTGAGATCGGCCGACTTCAGGTCTACCGCGAGGTGATTGAAGGTCTTGAGGCTTCTGCAGCTGAGTCTGAGAACCCCATGAGTCGCGAGGATCTGCTTCTCTCCCTCATGGCACTCGGCGTTCGTGATCCAGGTCCTGTGGCCGGCGAAGAGCCGGAGAAGCTCACCGTGGATATGGACGACCGTTCCGATCGTCGTGACCGCGATCGCGGCCCCGGACGTGAACGCAAGCAGCGTTCCAGCCTTGAGCACTCCACGCGCTACCGCGTAGAAGTTGGTCACAAGGACCGCGTCAAGCCAGGAGCGATTGTCGGCGCCCTCACCAATGAAGGCGGCCTGCGAGGTTCTGACCTCGGTCATATCGATATCTTCCCCACTTTCTCTTTGGTGGAGATCGGCGTACCACTGTCAGCTGATGCTCGCCAGCGTATTTCCGAGGCACGTGTCTCTGGCCGTGAGCTGCGTATTTCAGAAGACAGTGGGCCGGGCGAACGCCACGGACGTGATGGCGAGGATCGCCGTGGATTCCGTTCTGGTGGTGGCGATCAAGCTGGCCGCGGTAAGCGCAATATTGGTGACCGCGATCGTCGATACCGCGATGACCGCCGCTCCGAGCGTGGCTTCTCACGCGATGAGAGGCACGGATCTGGACGTTCCCGCGATGACCGCTACGGCCGCGATGACCGCCGTGGCGGACGCCGCGATTTCCGCTAA
- a CDS encoding MFS transporter gives MSTQQGSREFLSAKSERVLLWLSVGLISLIAFEALAVATAMPTVVTALDGANLYALAMGVPLATQLMTTAIAGPWSDSVSPQSCLYIGLAGFVSGLVIATFSPTMVIFVVGRAVQGLGAGLCIVPIYALIGNNVRPMRQPAFFAAFAAAWVVPGLIGPAIAGILVENTSWRLVFGIVPALLLFAAPILVTTTRRIPHSQSPSDTSRIRTTVLCACATGISLAVLQVMSGTESGGFTPLTYTAIVISSILAFVFIKPLLPRGTFISRRGLASTVLLRGLINGAFLGVEAFLPLLLQDVHGWSPAQAGLILTVGSVTWALGSSVQARVRSQHQRTFLPAAGTFLQLVGIAIACLGSIPGISGVVVIMGWTLSGFGIGLAFPALSVHSLAMTPPQRQGSTSASIQLADNLGAAFCVAIAGIVHALLLPDTAHAFMGAFGLMAGVTLIAVVIAFRVQPHPGSQEAEQLAITSQRQASDS, from the coding sequence GTGGCTTTCGGTGGGATTAATCTCCCTCATCGCATTTGAAGCTCTAGCGGTTGCGACGGCTATGCCCACTGTTGTCACAGCTCTGGACGGCGCGAATCTGTATGCCCTCGCAATGGGTGTTCCCTTGGCCACACAGCTTATGACCACCGCGATTGCGGGGCCATGGTCGGATTCCGTCAGTCCACAATCCTGCCTGTACATCGGTTTAGCAGGTTTTGTGAGCGGCCTGGTCATCGCCACGTTCTCACCAACGATGGTCATCTTTGTGGTTGGGCGAGCTGTGCAAGGACTTGGTGCCGGACTGTGCATCGTGCCGATCTATGCGTTGATTGGCAACAACGTTCGGCCGATGCGCCAACCCGCATTCTTCGCCGCATTCGCGGCCGCGTGGGTGGTCCCCGGGCTCATTGGCCCAGCAATTGCGGGCATTCTGGTGGAGAACACGTCATGGCGCCTCGTGTTCGGAATCGTGCCAGCGCTTCTCCTGTTCGCTGCTCCTATCTTGGTCACAACCACCCGGCGCATTCCGCATTCGCAATCCCCATCAGACACGTCACGGATTCGTACCACAGTGCTGTGCGCATGTGCCACAGGCATATCACTTGCCGTTCTTCAGGTGATGTCGGGCACCGAATCCGGAGGCTTCACGCCACTGACGTATACGGCGATCGTCATTTCTTCAATTCTCGCTTTTGTGTTTATCAAGCCCCTTCTTCCGCGCGGCACCTTCATTTCGCGCCGCGGCCTCGCCTCCACAGTTCTCTTGCGCGGCCTCATCAACGGAGCCTTCCTCGGGGTTGAGGCATTCCTTCCACTTCTCCTCCAAGATGTTCACGGATGGAGTCCTGCTCAGGCCGGTCTCATCCTGACGGTTGGTTCCGTAACGTGGGCTCTCGGTTCGAGCGTCCAAGCTCGGGTGCGCTCGCAGCACCAGCGCACATTCCTACCTGCTGCAGGTACTTTTCTGCAGCTCGTCGGTATTGCAATCGCGTGCCTTGGCTCCATCCCCGGTATCTCAGGTGTTGTGGTGATCATGGGGTGGACCTTGTCTGGCTTTGGAATCGGACTAGCCTTCCCTGCCCTTTCAGTACACAGTCTGGCGATGACGCCACCACAACGTCAGGGTTCCACATCTGCGAGCATTCAGTTGGCAGATAACCTTGGCGCAGCATTCTGCGTCGCGATCGCAGGAATTGTGCATGCGTTGCTTCTGCCTGACACCGCGCATGCCTTTATGGGAGCGTTCGGACTCATGGCCGGTGTGACCCTAATTGCCGTGGTGATCGCATTCCGGGTACAGCCTCATCCGGGATCTCAGGAAGCCGAACAGCTCGCCATCACCAGTCAGAGGCAAGCTTCTGATTCCTAG
- a CDS encoding YbdD/YjiX family protein codes for MSTQHQSVHRLVHSVIRTARQVNWYIGQVMGDAAYENYLTRHNRVHPDKQPLTQREFWRSRDTFNEENVQSGCC; via the coding sequence ATGAGCACGCAACATCAGTCAGTGCACCGGTTGGTTCACAGCGTTATCCGAACTGCGCGTCAGGTTAACTGGTACATCGGGCAAGTCATGGGCGACGCCGCCTATGAGAACTACCTGACGCGCCACAACCGCGTGCACCCTGACAAACAACCGTTAACGCAACGGGAGTTCTGGCGTTCTCGTGACACGTTCAACGAGGAGAACGTCCAATCTGGATGCTGCTGA
- a CDS encoding SDR family NAD(P)-dependent oxidoreductase, which yields MNTDQQAGIPANRILITGASRGIGAYIAEGLANSSRTLILVARKASHLDPVASACETAGADVCILGCDLSKRESIAQMIKVVLSDGAPDMIVNCAGVSGQEVAPWESDPDQWWQTQLVNLRAPYLIQRWLVPTMLERGGGRILDLSSGAAVTDFETSSDYWTSKTALFRLGSSMHVAGFERGLRVLEMAPGVVQTDMTRHMKMHEGRTQWTDPEDVVAIASAFADGKLDGLSGAFVRAGVDSLGSLIEKSIAGIGGDERRLRVTPWAK from the coding sequence ATGAATACAGATCAGCAGGCGGGGATACCGGCGAACCGAATTCTCATCACGGGTGCGTCTCGTGGCATCGGGGCCTATATCGCTGAGGGCTTGGCAAACTCATCGCGCACGCTCATTTTGGTTGCCCGAAAGGCGAGCCACCTCGATCCCGTCGCATCCGCTTGCGAGACGGCCGGCGCGGATGTGTGCATCCTCGGATGCGATTTGTCCAAACGCGAGTCAATTGCGCAGATGATCAAAGTGGTGCTATCAGATGGTGCACCGGACATGATCGTGAACTGCGCCGGTGTATCTGGCCAAGAGGTTGCCCCGTGGGAGAGCGATCCTGACCAGTGGTGGCAGACGCAACTCGTTAATCTGCGAGCGCCTTACCTCATCCAACGTTGGCTGGTTCCAACCATGCTCGAACGTGGCGGAGGGCGAATCTTGGATCTTTCGTCTGGCGCTGCGGTCACCGATTTCGAAACCAGTTCGGACTACTGGACATCCAAGACAGCCTTGTTCCGGCTGGGATCAAGCATGCATGTTGCAGGATTCGAACGTGGATTGCGGGTCTTAGAAATGGCACCGGGCGTGGTGCAGACCGACATGACGCGGCACATGAAGATGCACGAAGGCCGTACGCAGTGGACTGATCCAGAAGACGTTGTGGCGATTGCTAGCGCATTTGCTGATGGAAAGCTGGATGGGCTTTCGGGAGCATTCGTCCGTGCTGGTGTTGACTCATTGGGTAGTCTGATAGAAAAGTCGATCGCTGGAATCGGAGGCGATGAACGGCGGTTGCGAGTCACGCCATGGGCTAAGTGA
- a CDS encoding NADPH-dependent FMN reductase → MRIGVVIGSVREGRKGVQVGAWIAGLARQSIAGEVEILDLKAFDLPVYHDAVLPSAAHKVYSDPRVTRWSEAVDGCDGFIFVTAEYNHGIPGAFKNAFDLLGPEWLRKPVAFVSYGADSGVRAVEQWRPVVAALQMFGVRAQVSASTFAEFTDGKFTPNDRRKAQAETLLTQLTRAIRAVELLREDDARRTGQ, encoded by the coding sequence ATGCGAATCGGTGTGGTGATTGGTTCCGTACGTGAGGGTCGCAAGGGTGTGCAGGTCGGTGCGTGGATTGCGGGTCTAGCACGTCAGAGCATCGCTGGCGAAGTGGAGATCCTTGACCTTAAGGCCTTCGACCTGCCCGTCTACCATGACGCTGTGCTGCCCAGCGCTGCTCACAAGGTCTACTCTGACCCTAGAGTGACGAGGTGGAGTGAGGCTGTTGACGGCTGTGACGGCTTCATTTTTGTCACAGCCGAATACAACCACGGTATTCCCGGTGCCTTTAAGAATGCATTCGATTTGCTGGGGCCTGAATGGCTGCGCAAGCCCGTTGCTTTTGTTTCCTACGGTGCTGATTCGGGTGTGAGGGCCGTGGAACAGTGGCGTCCCGTGGTGGCAGCTTTGCAGATGTTTGGCGTTAGAGCTCAGGTTTCGGCATCAACCTTCGCCGAGTTCACGGACGGCAAGTTCACCCCGAACGACCGTCGCAAGGCGCAGGCTGAAACGTTGTTGACCCAGTTGACTCGAGCAATTCGCGCTGTGGAGTTGCTGCGGGAGGATGACGCTCGGCGCACGGGCCAGTAA
- a CDS encoding carbon starvation CstA family protein — protein MAETRLDEETAISPDEEKYVIRNKQGVPVGTKPHTHWTWWKILIWIGIALAGGIGWTVLAIMRGESVNSIWFVITSVCSYAIAYRFYALYIQRKIMRPNDANATPSERINNGKDFDPTNRVVLYGHHFAAIAGAGPLVGPVLASQMGYLPGTIWIIVGVILAGAVQDMLILFFSTRRGGRSLGQMAIDEIGKVGGIIATVAVFVMLMIVLAVLAMICVNALAESPWGVFAVACTIPIAIGMGLWLRFVQPGNITRVSLVGFALLIGAIIGGRWVAENPTLSDFFHLSPTALVWCMVIYGFFAAVLPVWLLLTPRDYLSTFMKVGTIAVLAVGIIVVRPIVQMPAVTEFASNTDGPVFAGTLFPFLFITIACGALSGMHATVSSGTTPKMIQKESQVRMIGYGGMLMESFVAIMALAAAVSLNQGVYFSMNMSAASMQKVAGVEITGEPGTEEYYQSQAEVAAAAINNLGVSDTSGNQPVIEWETHDADGNLVTVNGAEAIRAVADDVGEPSVVSRTGGAPTLAVGIANIMHQFAGGKAMMGFWYHFAIMFEALFILSAVDAVTRVSRFQLGDAIGNLIPKFRDPSWRMGSWLTTAVVVASWGSLLLMGVTDPRGGIQTLYPLFGIANQLIAAIALLLCTVVVIRKGYVKYVWIPLIPFVWDLTTTFTASYQKIFSTDPALGYWQQWRDARALRETLTDADAIAIQDAIIRNTFIQGTMSIIFVLLVASIVIAAIVRVVQTLRTKSFGSSEDEFQESNYYAPSQLFPTPLEKRLVAEYETVGDPALIPGHSAKSNGH, from the coding sequence ATGGCTGAAACAAGACTGGACGAGGAAACCGCAATCTCTCCAGATGAAGAAAAATATGTCATTCGAAACAAGCAGGGTGTTCCGGTAGGGACCAAACCACACACCCACTGGACGTGGTGGAAGATCCTCATATGGATTGGCATTGCGTTGGCCGGAGGAATCGGGTGGACCGTTCTCGCAATCATGCGTGGCGAATCGGTCAACTCCATATGGTTTGTCATTACCTCAGTATGTTCCTACGCCATTGCGTATCGATTCTATGCGCTCTATATCCAGCGCAAGATCATGCGTCCCAACGATGCCAACGCAACGCCGTCAGAGCGCATTAACAACGGCAAGGATTTCGATCCCACCAATCGCGTTGTGCTCTACGGGCATCACTTTGCAGCCATCGCTGGTGCGGGCCCCCTAGTCGGTCCAGTACTTGCATCGCAAATGGGATACCTACCCGGCACAATTTGGATCATCGTTGGCGTCATATTGGCCGGAGCAGTGCAAGACATGCTCATTCTGTTCTTCTCGACGCGTCGCGGTGGCCGCTCACTTGGCCAGATGGCGATCGATGAGATCGGAAAAGTCGGCGGCATAATTGCAACCGTCGCGGTATTCGTGATGCTCATGATTGTGCTTGCTGTGCTCGCGATGATTTGCGTGAACGCACTTGCCGAGAGCCCATGGGGCGTTTTCGCAGTGGCATGCACTATTCCGATCGCAATCGGTATGGGCCTTTGGCTACGTTTCGTCCAACCGGGAAACATCACACGTGTCTCCCTAGTTGGATTCGCGCTTCTCATCGGTGCCATCATCGGTGGCCGCTGGGTCGCTGAGAACCCCACACTCTCAGATTTCTTCCATCTGTCTCCCACTGCCCTCGTGTGGTGCATGGTTATCTATGGTTTTTTTGCAGCAGTGCTACCGGTGTGGCTGCTTCTGACGCCACGCGATTACCTCTCCACATTTATGAAGGTCGGCACGATCGCGGTACTTGCCGTTGGCATTATCGTGGTGCGTCCCATTGTGCAAATGCCCGCAGTTACTGAGTTTGCATCAAACACCGACGGCCCGGTCTTCGCCGGCACTCTATTCCCATTCCTTTTCATTACGATTGCGTGCGGCGCACTTTCCGGTATGCACGCCACCGTTTCTTCCGGAACCACTCCGAAGATGATTCAGAAGGAATCCCAGGTCCGAATGATCGGCTACGGTGGCATGCTGATGGAGTCATTCGTTGCGATCATGGCTCTGGCGGCCGCGGTTTCGCTCAATCAGGGCGTCTATTTCTCCATGAATATGTCTGCCGCATCGATGCAGAAGGTGGCAGGAGTTGAGATAACAGGCGAACCTGGCACGGAAGAGTACTACCAGAGCCAGGCTGAGGTGGCCGCTGCAGCGATCAATAACCTTGGCGTGTCTGATACAAGCGGCAACCAGCCCGTTATCGAATGGGAAACCCACGATGCCGATGGCAACCTTGTTACGGTTAATGGAGCGGAGGCCATCCGCGCGGTGGCCGACGACGTCGGCGAACCATCCGTTGTTTCTCGTACCGGTGGTGCACCGACTCTCGCTGTGGGTATTGCCAATATCATGCATCAATTCGCAGGCGGCAAGGCCATGATGGGCTTCTGGTATCACTTCGCCATCATGTTTGAAGCGCTGTTTATTCTATCCGCAGTGGATGCCGTGACCCGAGTATCTCGCTTCCAACTTGGTGACGCAATTGGCAACCTCATTCCGAAGTTCCGCGACCCAAGCTGGCGCATGGGTTCTTGGCTTACCACCGCAGTCGTTGTGGCGTCATGGGGTTCTTTGCTTCTCATGGGAGTCACAGATCCGCGTGGTGGTATCCAGACGCTGTACCCCCTCTTTGGAATCGCAAACCAACTGATTGCGGCTATCGCGCTGCTTCTGTGTACGGTCGTGGTCATCCGAAAGGGGTATGTCAAGTACGTGTGGATTCCACTCATTCCGTTCGTGTGGGATCTGACCACAACCTTCACGGCTTCATACCAGAAGATATTCTCAACGGACCCGGCGCTTGGCTACTGGCAGCAGTGGCGCGATGCTCGCGCTCTACGTGAGACGCTGACGGACGCCGATGCCATTGCTATCCAGGATGCGATTATTCGCAATACATTTATCCAGGGAACAATGTCCATCATCTTTGTCCTTCTGGTGGCCTCGATCGTGATTGCGGCTATCGTGCGGGTAGTTCAGACTCTGCGGACGAAGTCCTTCGGTTCATCTGAAGATGAGTTCCAAGAGTCGAACTACTACGCACCGTCACAACTCTTCCCCACACCTCTAGAAAAGCGCCTCGTGGCCGAGTATGAGACCGTTGGAGACCCCGCGCTGATTCCGGGGCACTCAGCCAAGTCCAACGGTCACTGA
- the pheT gene encoding phenylalanine--tRNA ligase subunit beta: protein MPLIPIEWLATHVEVPADLTAAQLAADLVKVGLEEEEIHKADVTGPVVVGHVLTREAKEQSNGKVINYCRVDVGIHNDEPGTGKEKSDLASRGIICGAHNFEAGDYVVVSLPGAVLPGGFAIAARKTYGHVSDGMICSALELGIGKDHNGIIVLAKADDDAAIAALPPVGSDALGLLGIAGETLEINITPDRGYCFSMRGVAREYHHSTGAKFTDPCGPDVVVPAATSDAFPVVVEDDAPIHGRVGCDRFVTRIVRGVDPNVQSPRWMQDRLTQAGMRPISLAVDATNYVMLDLGQPLHAYDLDKVEGPIVVRRAREGERLVTLDEVERTLDPEDLLITDSAGGHANRVLGLAGTMGGLDTEITAGTVNVLIEAAHFDPISVARQARRHKLPSEAAKRFEREVDPLIAPIAAQAVVDLLVEFGGGEAGAEVGDLNAVSLPTAQDFHVSEVARLTGLDVPEDQTKAILEDIGCTVEGSGAVLSVTPPTWRPDLVGPAHFVEEIARLVGYDQIPTVVPRAVAGRGLTLAQRELRDVMQTFAETGWVQVLSYPFVSASAFDKQGIAPDDVRRTAIRLANPLQEDAPYLRTSVLDSLLDIARLNIARANQTLAIVESSLLSHPAGIHSAVAPGVGARPTDGEIAEVMSAVPAQPQHIAGVATGPMIAPTYGFEPQAWDWRDAVDAAFSVGRSVGLGLRAAKAEYAPYHPGRCAQILAGETVVGYAGELAPAVCKAFELPVRTVAFEVDAHAIFAARGDAPISVNPVLTSPVAKEDLALVVDLRVTAAELEDVVRTAAGPLLEDIRLFDVYTGEQVPDGKKSLAFALRLRGDHTLTADETAGIRKKIIKQTHKLFGAQLRA, encoded by the coding sequence ATGCCACTCATCCCAATTGAATGGCTCGCCACTCATGTGGAGGTTCCAGCGGACCTGACTGCGGCCCAACTCGCGGCAGACTTGGTCAAGGTTGGTCTTGAGGAAGAAGAGATCCACAAGGCGGACGTGACAGGGCCCGTCGTCGTCGGCCATGTGCTCACGCGCGAAGCGAAAGAACAAAGCAACGGCAAGGTAATCAACTATTGCCGCGTGGACGTGGGGATTCACAACGATGAACCAGGCACAGGCAAAGAGAAGAGTGACCTAGCTTCGCGCGGAATCATCTGCGGCGCCCACAACTTCGAGGCCGGCGACTACGTGGTGGTCTCTCTGCCCGGCGCAGTTCTTCCTGGCGGCTTTGCTATCGCTGCGCGCAAGACCTACGGTCACGTCTCAGATGGCATGATCTGTTCCGCGCTCGAACTGGGCATCGGGAAAGACCACAATGGCATCATCGTTCTGGCGAAGGCCGACGACGACGCCGCGATCGCCGCACTTCCGCCCGTTGGTTCTGATGCTCTCGGATTGCTTGGCATTGCGGGGGAGACGCTCGAAATCAACATCACGCCTGATCGGGGATACTGCTTCTCGATGCGTGGAGTTGCGCGCGAGTATCACCATTCCACCGGCGCCAAGTTCACGGATCCCTGTGGACCAGACGTGGTTGTCCCGGCTGCCACCAGCGATGCATTTCCGGTCGTGGTAGAGGATGATGCTCCCATTCATGGTCGGGTTGGGTGCGATCGGTTCGTGACCCGCATCGTGCGCGGTGTTGATCCAAACGTGCAATCTCCACGATGGATGCAGGATCGGTTGACCCAAGCAGGTATGCGCCCGATCTCGCTGGCAGTGGACGCCACCAACTATGTCATGTTGGACCTCGGCCAACCGCTTCACGCCTACGACTTGGACAAGGTTGAAGGTCCGATAGTGGTGCGGCGCGCGCGGGAGGGCGAGCGCCTTGTGACACTCGATGAGGTGGAACGGACGCTGGATCCAGAAGATCTCCTCATTACTGACAGCGCTGGGGGCCACGCCAACCGTGTGCTCGGTTTGGCGGGAACCATGGGCGGTCTTGATACGGAAATCACGGCCGGCACAGTCAACGTTCTGATTGAAGCGGCGCACTTCGACCCCATTTCGGTGGCACGCCAAGCACGCCGCCACAAGTTGCCCAGCGAGGCGGCCAAGCGTTTCGAACGCGAAGTTGATCCGCTCATTGCTCCGATTGCGGCACAAGCCGTTGTGGACTTGCTTGTGGAGTTCGGTGGGGGAGAAGCCGGCGCGGAGGTTGGCGATCTCAACGCCGTGAGCCTTCCTACGGCGCAGGACTTCCATGTATCCGAAGTTGCTAGGCTCACCGGGCTTGATGTCCCGGAAGATCAGACCAAGGCAATCCTTGAAGATATCGGTTGCACGGTGGAAGGCTCCGGCGCTGTTCTTTCGGTTACTCCGCCAACGTGGCGTCCCGACTTGGTGGGCCCAGCTCACTTCGTGGAGGAAATCGCCCGGCTGGTTGGATACGACCAGATTCCCACAGTCGTACCACGTGCTGTGGCTGGGCGTGGCCTCACACTGGCTCAGCGTGAGCTCCGCGACGTTATGCAGACATTTGCTGAGACCGGTTGGGTACAGGTGTTGTCTTACCCGTTCGTATCGGCTTCCGCATTCGACAAGCAGGGAATTGCACCAGACGATGTGCGACGCACGGCAATTAGGCTTGCGAATCCACTCCAGGAGGACGCGCCCTACCTACGCACGTCCGTGCTGGATAGCTTGTTGGACATCGCGCGGCTGAATATTGCTCGGGCCAACCAAACGCTCGCGATTGTCGAATCTTCGCTGCTATCTCATCCTGCGGGAATCCATTCCGCGGTGGCCCCAGGCGTTGGTGCACGCCCAACAGATGGTGAAATAGCCGAAGTCATGAGCGCAGTTCCAGCTCAACCGCAGCATATCGCGGGTGTGGCTACTGGGCCGATGATCGCCCCCACATACGGATTCGAGCCGCAGGCGTGGGACTGGCGTGACGCAGTTGACGCAGCTTTCAGCGTGGGAAGAAGCGTTGGGCTTGGGTTGCGCGCAGCCAAAGCAGAGTACGCGCCGTATCACCCAGGGAGGTGCGCCCAGATCCTCGCTGGTGAAACGGTAGTGGGGTATGCGGGCGAACTGGCCCCGGCTGTGTGCAAAGCGTTTGAACTGCCGGTGCGTACCGTCGCCTTCGAAGTGGATGCTCATGCCATCTTCGCTGCCCGTGGCGATGCGCCCATCTCTGTGAATCCCGTCTTAACCAGCCCGGTGGCAAAAGAGGACCTCGCCTTGGTGGTAGACCTTCGCGTGACGGCTGCTGAACTTGAGGACGTAGTTCGCACGGCGGCGGGTCCACTCCTTGAAGACATCAGGCTCTTCGATGTGTACACGGGTGAACAGGTCCCTGACGGTAAGAAGTCGTTAGCCTTCGCACTGAGGCTGCGTGGCGATCACACGCTGACGGCCGATGAAACGGCCGGGATCAGGAAGAAGATTATCAAGCAGACTCACAAGCTGTTTGGTGCGCAGCTCAGGGCGTGA